AGAACACGCTACTTCTTAAAGGGGAAATTAATCCTACGGTTTCAGAAAAAATCAGCGAACTTAGTGCACTAGCTATTTCAATGTTTGAAGACTCTATGGAGTCACTATTTAAGCACGATTTTAACCTGGCTGAAAGCGTAATTGAAAAGCTATCCCAAGTGCATAGGCTTGAAAAAGAAACAGTTATTGCCACTCATGATGCCAACATTGAAGAGATTGTTAACTTGAGATTACTGATTGAAAGCGTAAGGCGAACTGCTGAATATGCAAGCGACATTTCAGAAGTTGTACTGAACTTAAATGTTGAGTCGGTTCTCAACTAATTTCTCTATTTTAATATAGAAAATAAGGCAAAGTCAGATTTATTCTAAAAAGGGAACAAAAATTAAAAAGGGAAAAAGCTGGTTTATTGAAACGCTTCAAGAAAAGCGATAACTTCTGGGCACTGTATGCTATACAGGTCAACTAAATGTGCTGTTCCATCAGGGCAATAGACCTTGTCGCCTTTCTTTGCTTTCTGGTAGCGTTTGCTACATTCTCTGAAATTAGAGCAGCCATCACAATCTCGTGATAACATTTCTTTTTTTCACCTCATACCTTATTCAAGATGTTACATGACAAACAGCACCTATATAGGTAACCTAAGTAAAATATATAGAAACTATATGTGGGTGAGAAGTAAATCAAAAACAGAACATTTAATCATGTTCAAAACTCAGCACCCAACCAGAAATGTTTTTTAAACAATCAAAAGAACAACAAATAGAGATTCATTGCATGAGCGATAAAATTAATGCTAAAGGTATTTTCTTGGATTTAGATGGAACAATTGTGGATTCCAGCCAAGCATACCTGCAAGCAGCCCAAACCGCTTTTTTAGCCATTAAAAAAACCCCACCGACGCTCACGGAAGCGCTTGAGATCCCCAAAAGGCTTGAACAAGGTTTAGACATCAGCCATCTTGTCAATGGAGAAACAAACAAGTTTCTCAATATATACCTAAAAACGTACTACACAGCTACCAAAACCAAAACCAGACTCCTGCCAGAAATCACCTTCACCCTTAAAATGCTCTCTAAAAAGGCAAAACTTGCCCTAATCACAATGCGCCACGTCCCAAAACAAGACCTAATTTTAGAACTACAACATTTCGGGTTATCAAAATATTTTTCACAAGTAATAACTGCAGCCGACACCGTAAAACCTAAACCATCACCCGAAGCCCTAAACAAATGCATCAAAGACTTAAACCTACAAATTAGTGATTGCCTAATCGCAGGTGACTCAGTAAATGATATCCGCGCGGGAAAAGCTGCAGGTGCCAAAACTGTGGCAGTACTGTCTGGACTGTATTTATGTGAAGAATTAGAAGTTGAGAAACCTGATTTAATCTTGCCAGATTTGAACGTGCTTCCAGAATATTTACACTAATTTTTTTGGTATGTCATTTTCTGTAATATTTCGGTTTTTTGCCTAAACCAGTTATATTTCACATGAGAAAATAAGGTTTAATTAAAACCTCAATCCTATCAGTGTGAGAGAAGGCTTCGGAAGGGGAATCATAAAATGAACTTTGTCGAGATAATACTAGGGGAGAAACTATCGGAATTGGATCCCAACATAGATGTTATGGGTTCAGACTACAAGGTTCTACAAGTTGCATGTCAAGATTTCATTAATTACTTAAAGTTCCATTGGAACATAGCTGGAAAAGAAAACAGCCAACTTGAAATAGTGGAAAAACTGGAAAAGCTATTCAAAGAAGACGAAAAAGAACTAGAAGAGTTCATGATAGTATGGGCAGGAATATGGTTTAAAAAATGGAAAGAACGCGTTAAACTCCTAATCGGCGAACAAAACGCAAACCGCTGGAACAAAGTCTCAAAAGTCCTTACAAACGCGGAGCCATACTGGAAAAAAATTGAAAACAAAAAAGAACTCCAAGAAATCGTAGTCACTACACTGCTCAAAAATGGGGAAATCTGCGGAACAGAAATCCTTGCAGAAAACCTTCTAAAAATGGAGATAGGAGAAAAATGTATTCAAAATCTATGCGACAAGGAATATTTGCTTGTTGTTTTGAATAATTCGTTGCGTAAAGCAAGGGAAATTGCGTTGAGCAGGGGACCACTGATTTTTGTTAAAGTCGACAAGGGATACTATAACACGAACTAACTCATTTTTTTATGTAATCCAAGTTTAAGGCTCAGCAGTGTTATTATCACATTTATGGACAGAATTACCTTTGTAGTAAGCCGTAGTATCAACTAAAAATTATTTTTACAAAAAAAATAAATAAAATTATTTTACAAAAGAAGCTGCGGCTCTTTTGGAAACGGCAATTCTATTTCTTGACAAAGTTTTAGTTTGCCATTTATAGTGCCTAATGGTTGTGGTTTCGCCAAATCCACATGCAGCACATCGCTTATTGCGCACGTGATATGCACGTCTTCCACAACGCCTGCATTTAATGTGGACAACACGCCCTTGACGTTTGCCCATTGATGGAGTTCCTTTTCCCACTGCAATCACCTAGGTGGCGGTGAGATAAGAACCACGTTATCTCCGCGTACAATTATTAATCCGAGTTTTTTCTGGTTTTCAACCACCGTAGTGTCTTCTGTTTCTTCTAGTACAAGGTTTAAGTGCTGGTCGAAACCCTTAAGTCTTCCACGCAGGCTTTTGCCTCCTTTAAGGCGTACAAGCACGATTTTGCTTAGGTTTTGTTCAAGGATTTCGGTTGTCATTTCGCTCATATTGGAATCCTCAAGTATCTTTATCCTTTCTATACTTTAACTCTCAACATTTAAACCTATCTCAAAGACTCAAGAAAACAATCACTCAACAACACGTTTAACACCTGAAACGTTTGGCAGCCACCATCACACCTAAACAATAAAACGCATACTCGGTAACACCTAAAAAGCATATCCTAAAACCAAAATAATATACCTGCGTACAAAAAATTAGCAAAGACACCATCAATCAGTACTCAACATAACCCTATCCTTTTTCAAGTTTTCAAGTGGGTATTTCAGAGAACCTTAGCTTGCACTTATAAAGTCCCTTTACACTAAACTTGCAAGGATGTGCAAGAACCCAAATGGCATCAATACTTGACTTCATAATCATATTCGCCGTAGCCATGGGGTTCAACCTAATACCATTTGCAGGACCCTCAAACCTTCTGATTGCCTCCACCGCCGCCATAGGATTAGGAAACGTTGACGCCCTCAGCCTTATACTCATCGGCGTCCTGATTG
The Candidatus Bathyarchaeota archaeon genome window above contains:
- a CDS encoding HAD family hydrolase, encoding MSDKINAKGIFLDLDGTIVDSSQAYLQAAQTAFLAIKKTPPTLTEALEIPKRLEQGLDISHLVNGETNKFLNIYLKTYYTATKTKTRLLPEITFTLKMLSKKAKLALITMRHVPKQDLILELQHFGLSKYFSQVITAADTVKPKPSPEALNKCIKDLNLQISDCLIAGDSVNDIRAGKAAGAKTVAVLSGLYLCEELEVEKPDLILPDLNVLPEYLH
- a CDS encoding LSm family protein — its product is MSEMTTEILEQNLSKIVLVRLKGGKSLRGRLKGFDQHLNLVLEETEDTTVVENQKKLGLIIVRGDNVVLISPPPR
- a CDS encoding 50S ribosomal protein L37e; this encodes MGKGTPSMGKRQGRVVHIKCRRCGRRAYHVRNKRCAACGFGETTTIRHYKWQTKTLSRNRIAVSKRAAASFVK